A genomic region of Peptoniphilus sp. ING2-D1G contains the following coding sequences:
- the rnr gene encoding Ribonuclease R (3'-5' exoribonuclease that releases 5'-nucleoside monophosphates and is involved in maturation of structured RNAs; High confidence in function and specificity) — MIKEKIIEVLEGRAPMKKENIAKLFEIKNKEKSDFYKVLKSLKDEGKLHEMDSKFFVIDGKKYRRGIIQGNDKGFGFLLQEGEDVFIPEPSMKGALNQDEVIVKILEETSGHSLEGKVIDIIKRANDKIVGVYKSSKKFGFVIPDESKIAYDIYVAKNDSMGAKDGQKVVVFITQWPQKGKKPEGKIIKILGYQNEKGVDILSIAAQLNIPMDFSEETISKAKEIPQEVSPSEMESRVDLRDKTTFTIDGADSKDFDDAVSIEILENGNYLLGVHIADVSHYVKQNDPIDEDAYIRGNSVYLVDKVIPMLPEELSNEICSLNEGADRLCLSVMMEISQNGKAKSHKIAETVIRSSKRLIYDHVSDLYEKNIVDESVKGFEKDLLLMFELSKKLRKNRMNRGAIDFDFPESYIEVDENGRPTDIKRAERRSGNKLIEEFMLICNETVAEQFFWMDVPFLYRIHENPDEEKIETLNKIIRHLGFKLQTQNLSPKDVQELIEDVKGKDEELFVSTLVLRSLKKARYSEFNEIHFGLSSKYYTHFTAPIRRYSDLTIHRIIKESINNNLSAKRINYYERILPEIAKQTSRTEKISQEAERRVEDVKFAEYMQGKIGEEFDGIISSITSFGIFVQLKNTIEGLASYTSMDEYYEFNEDQIIAVSRDSNKVYRIGDKVLIRVVGADNIKGTIDFELLGDISEQEE; from the coding sequence ATGATAAAGGAAAAAATAATCGAGGTGCTGGAAGGAAGAGCACCGATGAAAAAAGAAAACATCGCAAAATTATTTGAGATAAAAAACAAAGAAAAATCCGATTTTTATAAAGTTTTAAAATCATTGAAGGATGAGGGGAAACTGCATGAAATGGATTCGAAATTCTTTGTAATAGACGGTAAAAAATACAGAAGAGGGATTATTCAAGGAAACGACAAGGGTTTCGGATTTTTGCTTCAGGAAGGAGAAGATGTATTTATTCCTGAGCCAAGTATGAAGGGAGCTCTAAATCAAGACGAAGTAATAGTTAAAATTTTGGAGGAGACATCGGGTCACAGTCTTGAGGGCAAGGTCATAGACATAATAAAAAGAGCCAACGACAAGATTGTAGGAGTCTATAAATCCAGTAAAAAATTCGGATTTGTAATCCCGGACGAATCTAAGATAGCCTATGACATATACGTCGCGAAGAACGATTCCATGGGTGCAAAAGACGGTCAAAAAGTCGTGGTATTTATAACACAGTGGCCACAAAAAGGCAAAAAACCCGAAGGTAAAATAATAAAGATATTAGGATATCAAAATGAAAAGGGCGTGGACATTTTAAGCATTGCCGCACAACTGAACATACCTATGGATTTCAGCGAAGAGACCATCAGCAAAGCAAAAGAAATCCCTCAAGAAGTGTCACCATCAGAAATGGAGAGCAGAGTCGATCTAAGGGATAAAACCACCTTTACCATAGATGGGGCAGATTCAAAGGACTTTGACGATGCCGTATCAATTGAAATTTTAGAAAACGGCAACTATTTATTGGGAGTTCACATCGCCGATGTTTCCCATTATGTAAAGCAAAACGACCCTATAGATGAAGATGCCTACATAAGAGGAAATTCCGTTTATTTGGTGGATAAAGTAATACCCATGTTGCCTGAAGAACTCTCCAACGAAATATGCTCTTTAAATGAAGGAGCGGACAGACTTTGTTTATCTGTAATGATGGAGATATCGCAGAATGGCAAGGCAAAATCGCATAAAATAGCAGAAACCGTAATAAGATCCTCAAAAAGATTGATTTATGATCATGTCTCCGACCTATATGAAAAAAACATCGTGGATGAGAGCGTAAAGGGATTTGAAAAGGATTTATTGTTGATGTTTGAACTTTCAAAAAAACTCAGAAAGAACAGAATGAATCGAGGAGCCATAGACTTTGATTTTCCGGAAAGCTATATCGAAGTAGATGAAAACGGAAGACCTACGGACATTAAAAGAGCTGAGAGAAGATCAGGAAACAAACTCATAGAGGAATTCATGCTTATTTGCAATGAAACAGTAGCAGAACAATTCTTTTGGATGGATGTTCCATTTTTATACAGAATTCATGAAAATCCAGATGAAGAAAAAATAGAAACGCTCAACAAAATAATAAGACATTTGGGATTTAAGTTACAAACACAAAACTTAAGTCCAAAGGATGTTCAAGAACTCATCGAAGATGTAAAGGGCAAAGACGAAGAACTTTTTGTGTCCACTCTTGTGCTTAGAAGCTTAAAAAAAGCGAGATATTCGGAATTTAACGAAATACATTTCGGGTTATCGTCAAAATACTATACTCATTTCACCGCTCCCATAAGAAGATATTCAGACCTTACAATTCACAGAATTATTAAGGAGTCCATAAATAACAATTTAAGCGCCAAGAGGATTAATTATTATGAAAGAATTTTGCCTGAAATTGCCAAGCAGACATCAAGGACTGAAAAAATCTCTCAAGAAGCGGAAAGACGCGTTGAAGATGTTAAATTTGCCGAGTATATGCAAGGTAAAATAGGAGAAGAATTCGACGGAATAATATCTTCAATAACAAGTTTCGGAATATTTGTACAACTTAAAAATACCATCGAAGGATTGGCATCCTATACATCCATGGATGAATATTACGAATTCAATGAAGATCAAATAATTGCGGTGAGCAGAGATTCAAATAAAGTTTACAGAATTGGAGATAAGGTGCTAATAAGAGTTGTCGGAGCTGACAATATCAAAGGCACAATAGATTTTGAGTTATTGGGTGATATAAGTGAGCAAGAAGAGTGA
- the ddl gene encoding D-alanine-D-alanine ligase (This family represents the C-terminal, catalytic domain of the D-alanine-D-alanine ligase enzyme D-Alanine is one of the central molecules of the cross-linking step of peptidoglycan assembly. There are three enzymes involved in the D-alanine branch of peptidoglycan biosynthesis: the pyridoxal phosphate-dependent D-alanine racemase (Alr), the ATP-dependent D-alanine:D-alanine ligase, and the ATP-dependent D-alanine:D-alanine-adding enzyme (MurF); High confidence in function and specificity) yields the protein MENIAVVFGGRSVEHEVSIITGMQIMENMDKTKYNPIPVYVTKEGRFLSGESLKNISTFKHRDFSETKEVFFKGFANDKNLYTIESKKGGLFSSKSTSLEVYEKIDVVFPALHGTNGEDGTFQGLLEMVNIPYVGCGVMSAAVGMDKIAMKEVFKAQNIPMTNYIYFYRNQWKKNQESILNSAEEMGYDFFVKPANLGSSIGISKAKNRDELIKAIDIAANYDSKIIIEKAVLNPREINVAVLGYEDDLRVSLCEEPLGWKDLLSYEDKYIQGAKNGKAGMKGQKKKLPADLEEGMQKHIENLAIISFKAIDAAGVARIDFLVDGEEVYVNEINTLPGSISFYLFEQKGLSFTQLITELIEIAHKKYKNNLENITSYDSDLLKKTSYGAKIQ from the coding sequence ATGGAAAATATAGCGGTTGTATTCGGCGGAAGAAGCGTCGAACATGAAGTATCAATAATAACAGGTATGCAAATTATGGAAAATATGGATAAGACCAAGTACAATCCCATACCTGTATATGTTACAAAGGAAGGAAGATTTTTATCGGGAGAATCTTTAAAAAACATATCCACTTTTAAACACAGGGATTTTTCAGAAACTAAAGAAGTGTTTTTTAAAGGCTTTGCAAATGATAAAAATCTATATACCATAGAATCGAAAAAAGGCGGACTTTTTTCTTCAAAATCAACTTCCTTGGAAGTTTATGAAAAAATCGATGTGGTATTTCCCGCACTTCACGGAACCAACGGTGAGGACGGAACATTTCAAGGGCTGCTTGAAATGGTGAATATTCCCTATGTGGGTTGTGGAGTAATGAGCGCAGCCGTAGGTATGGATAAAATTGCGATGAAAGAAGTATTCAAAGCTCAAAATATCCCCATGACCAATTACATTTATTTCTACAGAAATCAATGGAAGAAAAACCAAGAAAGCATATTGAATTCTGCAGAAGAAATGGGATATGATTTTTTTGTAAAACCGGCAAATTTAGGCTCATCAATAGGAATATCCAAGGCTAAAAATAGAGATGAATTGATAAAAGCCATTGATATTGCGGCGAATTATGACAGCAAGATAATAATAGAAAAGGCTGTTTTGAACCCCAGAGAAATAAATGTAGCTGTTTTGGGATACGAAGATGATTTGAGAGTATCTTTGTGTGAAGAACCCTTGGGTTGGAAAGACCTTCTAAGCTATGAAGATAAGTACATTCAAGGAGCAAAAAACGGAAAAGCGGGTATGAAGGGACAAAAGAAGAAACTCCCGGCAGACCTTGAAGAAGGAATGCAAAAACATATTGAGAATTTAGCAATTATTTCCTTCAAAGCCATTGATGCGGCTGGAGTTGCAAGAATAGATTTTTTAGTGGATGGAGAGGAAGTATATGTAAATGAGATAAATACTCTACCCGGCTCCATATCCTTCTATCTTTTTGAGCAAAAGGGACTCAGCTTCACACAATTGATCACAGAACTTATTGAAATAGCACATAAAAAATATAAAAACAACCTGGAAAATATAACATCCTATGACTCCGACCTTTTGAAAAAGACGAGCTATGGAGCAAAAATACAATGA
- a CDS encoding Hypothetical protein (Family membership): protein MKNPRFLRTIMYAMIIFGYIIVGVSGIVYGIEQIHPLFIAGIILTLIVVVFGAVLVRCPSCHKALLLKGQLGDYCPNCGEKI from the coding sequence ATGAAAAATCCAAGATTTTTAAGAACAATAATGTATGCAATGATAATCTTCGGATATATTATTGTAGGTGTATCAGGTATAGTATATGGGATAGAACAAATTCACCCACTATTCATAGCTGGTATAATTTTGACACTAATTGTTGTTGTATTTGGAGCTGTTCTTGTTAGATGTCCATCCTGTCATAAAGCCTTACTATTGAAAGGGCAATTAGGAGATTATTGTCCAAATTGTGGCGAGAAGATATAA
- a CDS encoding UDP-N-acetylmuramoyl-tripeptide-D-alanyl-D-alanine ligase (Involved in cell wall formation. Catalyzes the final step in the synthesis of UDP-N-acetylmuramoyl-pentapeptide, the precursor of murein; High confidence in function and specificity) — MFFYIFAAVLGYIAFLMYSNRIEYPLNMLQLSEYKNDKYCEWIEKNSEKVNRLNYYDKAEEKSPLVWTDRVKRLKKKHDFVNILFIVVAIIISSIIYNVANPKILGLVVLVILYFIIYFFQYRVLIISNSLAKAKEDEINHGFYVEAQEKIRRLKRENNLKVLGITGSFGKTSVKFISNTVLSETLRVKNTPSSYNTPMGLSKVINNELEADKEVFIAELGAYKPGEIKEVADLVQPDIGIITAIGPTHMQMYKTIENIMKTKYELIEALPEDGTAIFNYDNEYVKKLSDRTELKKINYGIEDIELLDVYAKDIEVSTEGSKFVLGIKGLGEIQCGSILLGVHNISNLLAAASVAYVLGMNLEEISTGIGKVEAVEHRLNLINPGTGVLVIDDAFNSNPVGFRAALDVLKDFKGYRKFIVTPGMVELGDMEEDENYKVGAEIAKSADHVLLVGKKRTMPIYRGLEDANYNMQNVYQLKNLKETTQLLAKMNRKGDVILFENDLPDSYSEN, encoded by the coding sequence ATGTTTTTTTATATATTTGCAGCTGTTCTTGGATATATAGCTTTTTTGATGTATTCAAACAGAATTGAATATCCTCTGAATATGTTGCAACTTTCAGAGTACAAAAACGATAAATATTGTGAGTGGATTGAAAAAAATTCAGAAAAAGTAAATAGATTGAATTATTATGATAAGGCAGAAGAAAAATCACCGCTTGTATGGACGGACAGAGTCAAGCGGTTGAAGAAAAAACACGATTTTGTCAATATCTTGTTTATAGTTGTGGCAATAATTATTTCAAGCATCATATATAATGTGGCAAATCCTAAAATTCTTGGTCTTGTAGTACTGGTGATTTTGTATTTTATAATATATTTTTTCCAATACAGGGTGCTTATTATTTCGAACAGTCTTGCAAAAGCCAAAGAAGATGAGATAAATCATGGATTTTATGTAGAGGCTCAAGAAAAAATAAGAAGATTAAAAAGAGAAAATAATTTAAAGGTTTTGGGAATTACGGGCTCCTTTGGAAAGACCTCGGTAAAATTCATATCAAACACGGTTTTATCTGAGACTTTAAGAGTTAAAAACACTCCCTCATCTTATAATACTCCCATGGGACTTTCAAAGGTCATCAATAATGAGCTGGAGGCGGATAAGGAGGTTTTTATAGCGGAGTTGGGAGCATATAAACCGGGAGAAATAAAAGAAGTTGCAGACCTTGTTCAACCCGATATCGGCATAATTACGGCCATAGGTCCGACACATATGCAGATGTATAAGACTATTGAAAACATAATGAAGACGAAGTATGAATTGATTGAAGCACTACCTGAAGATGGAACCGCAATATTTAATTATGACAACGAATACGTAAAAAAGCTATCTGATAGGACTGAACTTAAAAAGATAAATTACGGAATTGAAGATATAGAGCTTTTGGATGTTTATGCGAAAGATATAGAAGTAAGTACTGAAGGATCCAAGTTTGTTTTGGGCATCAAAGGACTGGGAGAAATTCAATGTGGCAGTATTTTGCTGGGAGTACACAATATCTCCAATTTGCTTGCTGCAGCATCCGTCGCCTATGTACTGGGCATGAACTTGGAGGAAATTTCAACGGGCATAGGCAAAGTTGAAGCCGTTGAACATAGACTCAACCTTATAAATCCGGGAACGGGAGTGCTTGTAATAGATGATGCCTTTAATTCAAATCCCGTGGGATTCAGAGCGGCACTTGATGTGTTGAAGGATTTTAAGGGTTACAGAAAATTCATCGTGACGCCGGGAATGGTGGAGCTTGGAGATATGGAAGAAGATGAAAACTACAAGGTTGGTGCGGAAATTGCGAAATCTGCCGATCACGTGCTTTTAGTGGGAAAAAAGAGAACCATGCCCATATATAGAGGACTTGAAGATGCTAATTACAATATGCAAAATGTATATCAATTGAAGAATTTAAAAGAAACGACACAATTACTTGCAAAAATGAACAGAAAGGGAGATGTAATTTTGTTTGAAAATGATCTTCCCGACAGTTACAGTGAAAATTAG
- a CDS encoding alpha/beta hydrolase fold protein (The alpha/beta hydrolase fold is common to a number of hydrolytic enzymes of widely differing phylogenetic origin and catalytic function. The core of each enzyme is an alpha/beta-sheet (rather than a barrel), containing 8 strands connected by helices; High confidence in function and specificity): MNKEYIDILKTKISYVKEGAGNPVVILHGWGASIETIAPIINILKDDFQVYAYDAPGFGDSDDPEEVLSTYDYCEYLRAFLEKMNLDRAVFIGHSFGGKTLSIFAAKYPEKVEKLILIDASGVKPRRKLHYYLKVYSFKFLKFLYLKLNFSKNKDERLESFYRKFGSDDYKQAQGIMRKTFVKVVNENTDVHFKDIKTPTLLVWGEKDEDTPLYMAEVFEKNIEDSGLVILKNAGHYSYLDDYYTFQAVLKSFLG; this comes from the coding sequence ATGAATAAAGAATATATTGATATTTTGAAAACCAAGATATCTTATGTGAAAGAGGGAGCAGGAAATCCTGTGGTAATTCTTCACGGTTGGGGAGCCAGTATTGAAACCATAGCGCCCATAATCAATATATTAAAGGATGATTTTCAAGTTTATGCCTATGATGCCCCGGGTTTTGGCGACAGTGATGATCCTGAGGAAGTATTATCCACCTATGACTATTGTGAATATCTAAGGGCGTTTTTAGAGAAGATGAACTTGGATAGAGCTGTTTTTATAGGACATTCCTTCGGTGGGAAAACCCTCAGTATTTTTGCGGCGAAATATCCCGAAAAGGTTGAAAAGCTGATCTTAATTGATGCTTCTGGAGTAAAACCCAGGAGAAAATTGCACTATTATCTGAAGGTATATTCTTTTAAGTTTTTAAAGTTTTTATATTTAAAATTAAATTTTTCAAAAAACAAAGATGAGAGATTGGAATCTTTTTACAGAAAATTCGGTTCCGACGATTATAAACAGGCACAGGGAATTATGCGAAAAACCTTTGTTAAGGTTGTAAATGAAAATACCGACGTCCATTTTAAAGACATCAAAACCCCAACATTGCTGGTATGGGGAGAAAAGGACGAAGATACGCCCTTATATATGGCTGAGGTATTTGAAAAAAACATCGAAGATAGCGGTCTTGTAATTTTGAAAAATGCAGGACATTACAGTTATTTAGATGATTATTATACATTTCAAGCTGTTTTAAAATCTTTTTTAGGTTAG
- a CDS encoding hypothetical protein (High confidence in function and specificity): MPRPTTKNDLMAAAKENYEKLNLFISKMTEEELNTPFDFSKDEKKKEAHWKRDKNLRDVLIHLYEWHQLVLNWVDSNQKGEEKPFLPEPYNWKTYGDMNVEFWKKHQNTSLEDATKMFHKSHRDVLELAEKFTSEELFSKGVYKWTVGSTLGSYFVSATASHYDWAIKKLKAHQKNCKLK; this comes from the coding sequence ATGCCAAGACCAACGACAAAAAATGATTTAATGGCTGCTGCTAAAGAAAACTATGAAAAGTTAAATTTATTTATCTCAAAGATGACCGAGGAAGAGCTAAATACACCCTTTGATTTCTCAAAAGATGAAAAGAAAAAAGAAGCCCATTGGAAAAGAGATAAGAATCTAAGAGATGTTTTAATCCATCTCTATGAATGGCATCAGCTTGTTTTGAATTGGGTAGATTCCAATCAAAAGGGAGAAGAAAAACCGTTTTTGCCTGAACCATATAACTGGAAAACTTATGGAGATATGAATGTAGAATTTTGGAAGAAACATCAAAATACTTCTCTTGAAGATGCAACTAAAATGTTTCATAAATCCCACAGAGATGTTTTAGAATTGGCTGAAAAATTTACAAGTGAAGAATTGTTTTCCAAAGGTGTCTATAAGTGGACTGTGGGTAGTACACTGGGTTCCTATTTTGTAAGTGCCACTGCAAGCCATTATGACTGGGCTATAAAAAAGTTAAAAGCTCATCAGAAAAATTGTAAATTAAAATAG
- the smpB gene encoding SsrA-binding protein (Binds specifically to the SsrA RNA (tmRNA) and is required for stable association of SsrA with ribosomes; High confidence in function and specificity): protein MSKKSETALATNRKARHDYFIESTIEAGIELKGTEVKSLRQGKANLKDAYAEIKNGEIFIENMHISPYEQGNIFNSDPLRRRKLLLHKAEIRKLNKEITLKGYTLIPLKLYLNRGRVKVELAVARGKKLYDKRDTMAKKYAQRRIEQAMKEKYT, encoded by the coding sequence GTGAGCAAGAAGAGTGAAACAGCTCTTGCTACCAACAGAAAAGCAAGACACGATTATTTTATTGAAAGCACAATTGAAGCGGGAATTGAATTAAAGGGCACTGAAGTCAAATCCCTAAGGCAGGGAAAGGCGAACTTAAAGGATGCCTATGCTGAAATAAAAAACGGAGAGATATTCATAGAAAACATGCATATATCTCCCTATGAGCAAGGCAACATATTTAACTCAGACCCTTTGAGAAGGAGAAAACTGCTTCTGCACAAGGCTGAAATAAGAAAATTAAACAAAGAAATAACCCTTAAGGGATATACACTTATACCCCTTAAGCTTTATCTAAATAGAGGAAGAGTAAAAGTGGAGCTTGCCGTTGCCAGAGGTAAAAAGCTCTATGATAAAAGAGATACCATGGCAAAAAAATATGCACAACGAAGAATAGAACAAGCGATGAAAGAAAAATATACTTGA
- a CDS encoding Hypothetical protein (Family membership) translates to MNQFDDIAEDLKNIKDNLSKISNIIKENTNEIKFQTQVRFEISKETRKLQKLYEDLGQQVYDLLKKDGLKDYDFSEYVKKIDISIARIESLKTKLERQNNNDDLEDIQKEVEVKEEEILYVDEEDLKE, encoded by the coding sequence ATGAACCAATTTGATGATATTGCAGAAGATTTAAAAAATATAAAAGATAATTTGAGCAAGATTTCAAATATCATAAAGGAGAATACAAATGAAATAAAATTTCAAACTCAAGTGAGATTTGAAATTTCAAAGGAAACCAGAAAACTGCAAAAATTATATGAAGATTTGGGTCAGCAGGTCTACGATCTTTTAAAGAAAGATGGATTAAAAGATTATGATTTCAGCGAATACGTAAAGAAAATAGACATTTCCATAGCGAGAATAGAATCCTTGAAAACCAAACTTGAAAGGCAAAACAATAACGATGATTTAGAAGATATTCAAAAAGAAGTCGAAGTCAAAGAAGAAGAGATATTGTATGTGGACGAAGAGGATTTGAAGGAATGA
- a CDS encoding Glutaredoxin (Glutaredoxins are small redox enzymes of approximately one hundred amino-acid residues that use glutathione as a cofactor. Glutaredoxins are oxidized by substrates, and reduced non-enzymatically by glutathione. In contrast to thioredoxins, which are reduced by thioredoxin reductase, no oxidoreductase exists that specifically reduces glutaredoxins. Instead, glutaredoxins are reduced by the oxidation of glutathione; Family membership) has protein sequence MQNLNLFFFPECPFCQKVLKFIDENKIEGIELRDINKDEAKEKELIHLGGKRQVPALKIGDKIMYESDDIIEYLSTSK, from the coding sequence ATGCAAAATTTAAATTTATTTTTCTTTCCCGAGTGTCCCTTTTGTCAAAAAGTCTTGAAATTTATTGATGAAAATAAAATCGAAGGAATTGAACTTAGAGATATTAACAAAGATGAAGCGAAGGAAAAAGAATTAATTCATTTAGGTGGCAAAAGACAAGTGCCCGCCCTTAAAATCGGAGACAAAATAATGTATGAATCCGATGATATAATCGAATATTTAAGTACAAGTAAATAG
- a CDS encoding Glutaredoxin (Glutaredoxin, also known as thioltransferase, is a small protein of approximately one hundred amino-acid residues. It functions as an electron carrier in the glutathione-dependent synthesis of deoxyribonucleotides by the enzyme ribonucleotide reductase. Like thioredoxin, which functions in a similar way, glutaredoxin possesses an active center disulfide bond. It exists in either a reduced or an oxidized form where the two cysteine residues are linked in an intramolecular disulfide bond; Family membership) yields the protein MDNLKLYVSTVCPFCKKVERFIKKNNIEGIEITNIDFNSDARDVLVEKGGKKQVPALDLGNKIMYESDDIIDFLGNRE from the coding sequence ATGGATAATTTAAAACTTTATGTTTCCACGGTATGCCCTTTCTGCAAAAAAGTAGAAAGATTTATTAAGAAAAATAATATAGAAGGAATAGAAATTACAAATATCGATTTTAATTCCGATGCAAGAGATGTTCTTGTGGAAAAAGGCGGTAAAAAACAAGTGCCCGCTTTGGATTTAGGCAATAAAATCATGTATGAGTCAGATGACATAATTGATTTTTTAGGAAATAGAGAATAA
- a CDS encoding putative membrane protein (Hypothetical protein) translates to MKQILNVLAEMSNETKAFLIIGGVILGFVGYYLTTI, encoded by the coding sequence ATGAAACAAATTTTAAATGTACTTGCTGAAATGTCTAATGAGACCAAAGCATTTTTAATTATTGGCGGGGTTATTTTAGGTTTTGTTGGTTATTATTTAACTACCATTTAA